TTCCTCCCACTGCGCTAACGCCTCTAAGACGTCACTGAACCAGCCCCCAGGGGAAAAACAAGCGCTCAGCCGCTCGCCAGAGCAGAGTTGGGCACCCCACTCACCCAGCCCTGCGCCCGTGGAGGATGCTGAGCCGGCATGGCCCCCTGTGCCACAGCCCTGGCACTGTGTGTGGCACTGCTCCTCGCCCGGCTGACGGACGGTGAGTCCCTTATCCACACCAAACTGATGTCCAGCTCGCTGTGTCCGAGCTGCAGGGCTCGCGacaggctgctctgctcccctgcATGCCCAAAATCGcggcactgggagaggggaaggcAAGGACAGGCAACAAGTGGAGCTGCTGCGGTTTGGAGCTGCGGCTCAGACACCTTTTAGTTGATCAGGGCTCAGTCTGGCAGTGCCCATAAGGTCCTGCCTGCTTGGAGAAGGACATAGTAAGGACTTCCTGCTCACCTCTCACCTTTCTTCACTGTTTGGGAGCCTAAAGGTTGCGTTAGTCTTTGCTTCTCTCCACCAGCGTGGACTGTGGTGCCTCATATAGCGGTGAAACGCCGGTCGACGTTGAGGTGCGGCACAGTGATGTGTTTGCTGGCAGAGAATAGCTGCTGAGGAAGTCAGCACAGAAAGGGCGTCTGATGTTTATCCATCAATGGTTTGCCGCCAGGTGACGATGCCAGAAATTCAGGCAGGAGGTGTGAAAAAGGCTGTTTCTTCCAGGCAGCAGAGAGGCAAAATAGGAAAGATCAATCCAAACAGAGCGGCTAGCGGAGAGGAGGGGTGGTCAGGgatgcaaacacagcagcaggctCCTTCCTTGGGCTAGAAAAGCACCGAGATCCTCTTGACTGGGCTCTCcccagaagagaaaaggagagaaagtggGGGACAAGCAAATGCCGAGAGTTGGAGGTGAGCAAATCCTCGAGCGAGGGCTGAGTCTCTTTTTGGGTGGACAGTCACCGCTGAGCACAGGGGCCAAGCTCCAGGCGAGCCATCGAGGAGGGAATCACAAGGAGCTCTGCTCAGCTCCCGCGGGCACCAGCAGGACGGGATGGCATCGCCCTGCCGCCTGGCCTAACGCTCGCCTTCCGTCCCACAGGTGAAACACTGGCGAGCCCCAAGCACGTCCGTTTTGATGCGAAGATAGCACATCACGTGCTACGGTGGGAGCCGGGAAACAACCCCCCCAGCGACGTCCGCTACGAAGTGGAGCACAAAGTGTGAGTACAGCGATGGGGCATGAGGGgttcagctcctgcctggggtGTGATccagagagcagggacaggtctggaccttagagcagcttccaggatggaaaggggctccaggaaagctggggaggagctcctgaacagggaatgcagggataggaggaAGAGAatggttttcaactgaaagaggggagattgagatgagaccttggcaagaaatgttttgctgtgagggtcgggaggccctggcccaggttgcccagagcagtggtggctgccccatccctggaggggttccaggccaggttggatggggcttggagcccctgagccagtgggaggtgtccctgcccgtggcagggggtggaactgaattATCTTAAAGATCccttttccaaaccaaaccattccatgattctataaaaaatCAAGTGCCTGGCACCTGCCTGCACTGCTCTCAGCATCGGTGCTTCTCCCTGCAGCTACGGCACGAATATCTCCTGGACGGCTATTCCAAGCTGCATGAAGATCCCAGGGCACTCCTGTGACCTCACCTACTACACCCTGGATTCTACCCTGCGCTACTACGCCCGCGTTAGGGCTGTGTCTGGAAACCACACATCCCCATGGCAAAGGAGCAGCTCTTTTTCCCCTCGAGAAGGTAGGAGCAAACCTAGGACAGGCAGCACTGGGTGGGAGGGATGGTGACAGCTcagtctgctgctgcagaggctcGTAGAGctaaaaagaggagaaaacccTAATGTTCTCTTCCAACCAACTTGTTTCCAGccagcctgctcctgccaggCCAGAACCTCTCCGTGATAGGCAACACCATCtgtgtgcagctgcagctgctcctcaggGTGGGGAACCTCACCGTGAAGTACGATGACATACAGAGGCACGTGAGGCGATACCTGGTGTATGTCAGGGTGGAGCAGGACAATCGGACGGTGAGATGAGCTCCAGGTCCCATGCCATCCCCCTCTGCAACACGCGGTGCTGcccaagctgaaaaaaaccacctttttGAAGTACAAACTCCCGTAAAATTTAACGCTGAGCTTTCTCGCAGCCCCAACAGCACAGAGAGATTTCTCTGCACATTTTATTGCAGTAAGTCCCCGGATTcttgttggggtttggggtccaGCTGCTGTCAGCCGTGCTGCTAAGCACCACGGGGGCTTTTCCCAGGGGAtagtggaggaggagggatgaaAGCAGGGGGCCCAGCGCTCCCCACAGGGTCTGGGGGCTCACGGATACCAGCCCGCTCTCTGATCATTGCAGTACCAAGTGGTGAAATCTGTCCCAGAGTTTAACATCAGCAACCTCTTCTGGGACACCAAGTACTGCGTCAGCGTGGAGCCGTGCGTGGCCAGCCGGCCCAACCGCGCCGTGCGCACCGACGAGCAGTGCGTCACCATCGGCAAGAGAGACAGTAAGTGGTGGTGGAGGAGTCAGGGAAGGGGATTTAGCGGGGCACGGatcctcctcagcctcctggCCCTGGAAGTGTGGGGATGCACCCCCACTGCTATGTGGCTTCAGCCTTTCTCCTCTCACCTGGGCACATCCTCTATTGCAGGGAGCTCAGAGCTTGTCGTGAGCATTGTCAGCTCCTCCTTCATCACCGTGTTTCTCCTGGGCCTCCTGGGCGTTCTGCTGGTGTGCACCTACATAAAGAAACCCATGAGGCCACCATCTGTCCTGGTAAGGTAGCCGGGCACCTGCATCCTTTGCAGCCTGCACAAAAATACAGGTTGGGGGAGTGTTGGGAGGGGCAGACACGAGCAGAGATTAAGCACGACTCactcctctctttccttcccttcccagaaGACTTTCATAAAGCAGAGCTCACTCTGGATGGAGGAGTCGTCCTCTTCTCCGGGCAGCCTGGATGGAGACCCTGATCCTGTCCAGCAGCTCTTCCTGTGCCAGAAGGAGCCCCAGCAGGACAGCGGCTCCAacagcagcactggcacagcccagctgcCCCTGGAGAAGGACTGGaggctcccagtatggaccGTGGACCGGTGGTGCCTGATGGGGCTGGAAACCACGgggagcagagacagcagctgcACCAGCACCGACAGCGGCATTTGCCTGCGTGCCTCCTCCACTGAGCTGAGCTGCTCCTTGGTCCCAGAACCCCAGGGCTACAAGAGGCAGCTGCCCACCAGCAATGACAGGAACTTGGGCTTGGAGAACATCTGCCCTCACCCCCAGTGCTCCTCCGGCACTGGGACCACCAGCCTCGTGGAGGCTGGGCTACAGCTCAGCGTCTCccctgctgccagccaggaCAGCCAGCAAGACGTGGAGTTCCACGGGTACCTGCGGCAATCCAAGAGCACGGTGGAACCGAGGCAAGAGCCAGCCAAGGAAATGTCCTTGAGCCGCACGGGATCCCTGCGGGGCCCAGTGAGCAGCACTGGCGTCGCCCTGGATGTAGAGTGCTCTGAACTGGCTGTGTCCAAAGGGTACTTGAAGCAGTCttctgagcatccctgcagccacGCACAGGACCTTACTCCATGGGGCAGCCCTCAGGAGCCCACTGCCTGGCACTTTTCTGGCCAGGTGGGGCCCCAAGCCCCAACTCTGCTGCCCTGTGGAGTTCCAGATGCTCCTTTGGCTTCCAAAGCTGGCCCTGAGCTCCTGAAAGCTCCCTTTGACCTCAGCATCTTCAACACTGACATCCTGGGGACGCTGCCGCTCATCTCCAGCCTCAGCACCAACGAGTGGCTCACGCTGCAAATCAACCCGCTGAGCCTGCTCAACGGGGACAGCAAGGACAGCCGCCTGTGAGCCATCCCTGCACGCTGACCCAACTACCTCTTCCAATCACTGCCCATGGGGAAGCAGCCACTCCAATAAGCTACCGCCAACTCCCGAGTGTCCAATGCACCAAACTGAGTGTTGCCAGCCAAGACTTGCACGACAAGCACCACCTTAGCTACGTCTGGGGCTGCTttggtgctggggctgctgtggccACTCCTCAGCGCATCCTGCACCTTCCCTCCAGCCAGCATCTGCAGAAAAGCTGACAAGACGTGGGGACAAAAGGGGGCTCATCCCACCTCCTCTGGCCACCAAGCCCAAGGATACACACCAGGATGTTTCCAAAAGGTGATCCTGCCTGGTCTGCCCTCCCCAGAAGCCCGGCATGGGGCATGATGCAGCACCCGGGGTGGGTCAGGGGCAGCCCCACACTTCCCTGCCCCACTTCCCCCTTTCACAAGCGAGTGCCGGGCTCCTCCGGCTGACGTCCTCATTGCCGATGCTGCCCAAACCTTTCACAACACCGGCATCGAAAGCGAAGAGCAGCCTGACTCAACCATCCCACTTCTGGGAATACAGAGGAGCTCCCACGCTGGCAGGAGTCACAAGGGACTTCCCTGACCCCAGAGAGACCCTCCAGCCCCTACGGAAGAGACCTGGGATGCTGGCTACCTCCAAGGGGTGCAGGATGCGCACAGCAAGTGCCATACGAGCTCAGCGCGAGCCAGGGCAGCCCTACCCACACTATGGTCTGCGATCCACCACTATTTTGTACAGAcattatttattctatttaattGGTTACTACAGCATGGATgtgatgttatttatttggtCTGTTCAGCTGTACATCCACTAAAGTCAAGCTGCACATTCCATTTTTGGACACGGACTTTCCTTTGCAGTAAAGGGCAACAGGCTTATGCCTCACACAGGGAAAAGTGCTTCCACATCACAGCTGGGAGcaaaaaggagaacaaagcCAGCCCACCGAGAGCTTCACGATCCTCTGGGCAGTTGTCCCAGGGGAGCGTTGTGGGAAAATGcactggaggagcagcagggaaaaagcCCTGGGCGGCTCGTGGTGGTTTcacagggatgctctgggaaTCACACGGGGCAGCAGCGCTGAGCCCACACACCAGGGCAGGACAGGAGCACCTCCAGGGTGGAGAGGAACAAGTCCAACCTCGGGGGGTGGGGGAATAGTTTGTCAGGCTGGAAACAAGCCTGAGACGGGAACGACTTACCACGGGCTATGTCTAACTGCTGCCAGTGCACGGGAGAGTGTTTCCAACAGTCACTTGGCTTCCAAGAACCTTTGCGGTGAGATAGTCCCGTTAAAAGTGATGGTGGAAACCCAGCTCGGGGAGTACTTTGTTTCAGGTGAAACCATGAATCACCACAACCAGGAGAAGGATAGTTGATGCATGgctgtttccttctcttatGCCTAACGTCGCACTACTCCCACTGAAGACACTCTCCCCGTGCCGCACAGAGTCCGGCGGGTGGCCGCGATGGGTGCCCTGCTACGGCAGCATCACCAGTGCCAGGGGTGTGCATCCTCCTGCCCTTGCATTCCCGCTGCCTCTTCTGCCTCtgggtattttgggggtttggggctTTTCGCTttcttttttgggttttggttttttttttttttcgacTTCCTCTGAAAAACAGTCATCAAAACGAAGcgtaattattttttttttaatgctgctgaCGTCAGGCTGTGTGGTTGGATCCAGTGCGGTGCCGGTTCCTGCTCGCTGTGAAAGGCTCCAGCCGGCACCATCCAGAGGGAGCACCCAGGGCCAAGAGAGGCGGTGTTCCCCCACCTCTGTGAGCAGCTGGGGCTCTCCTTTCAATGAAATCCCGAGGAATTTGCCAGAAAGCCACAGACCACGCGCTCTGTCTGTGATAGCAGAAAGCACGCAGTCCCCTCCAATTCTCTGGAAATCCTGGATGCTCACATTTTCCCGACTTAAGTCACAGCCTAACGCACAAGGGATATTTGGCTCCGATTCCTCCTGTGAGCAtctctcctgctctcctctccacTGGGAACACCACACTTTGGCCACCACACAAGGGGTTGTGTGCGTGCAAACCCCTTTCCCTCCTCGGCAAACAGCCTATGCAAACATTTCCAATGCATTTCCAACTATGGGGCTACTGAGCCCCCAGCACCGCATAAATCCTGCGAGGAGAAgcacagggaaggagaagggaggggattTGTGGCTGGCCATCACCTTCCTCATCAGCTGGGGTGCAGACTGGGGGTCTGTGCTCCATCCTCACTGGTTTCCATACACATAGATGTGCAATCCTCCTGGgcttctcttcattttccttctgagaaaCAGTCTGTAAAGAAGCAATCCCAGTGCCTCCGTGCTTGCCAGCTCCTACCTGCCCGGCAGGGATCCCCctccaagggctgcagcagctttgccagagctgctcttctcctccaggctcttTCAGGACCACTCGCTCTGCTGCGGTTGAAAGCAGATAGGAGAAGAAATCCACAAGAAAGCCCACAGGGGCTTTCTGAGGTGTTTGCTTGCACGATTAGCACAGAGGACAAATTTCCACACTGTTCCAGATATTTGACCGTGGAGGGAAGTCTGAAGCAGTCTCATTTccttacagaattttttttcccctattgcACAAACCTGTTGTGGCTCATCACTATCCTTTTTTTAGCTGGTTGCCCTCACTCTCATTGCCCTGTTCACCCCACAGCCTGGCCCAAGGTCTCCTTGACACGCAGGTGGGTGGTCCTGAGGGCTGGGATGTCTCCGAGCCATGGGGAAGAAGTCTTTTCTCACCAGGATGGGTACAAAGGAAGCCTGGGATAATGcagctccctcttcttccaTCTCGAGCCAAGGAAAGCTGCACCAGCACATTGGCACGGGGATGGCAACCAGCTCTGGCCACCTTCCAGTGCCACCCACGGCCAGAGtgggacagcagcagaaatacagctgcgggagcagaaggagaagctcttttaaaaacagaaactgGGCTGTTTCAATTTCAGTAGAAATCCAGCATAATTAggggttgtttttcttattaaaagttGCAAGAACTTTTCCCAGGGAGAATATGGGCTCCAGCTCCAACCCCTAGCTGCCTTCACCCCGTGCGTGTAACCAGTCCGAGGCCAAGGACAGCGAGgcacagcaaaggaaatgcaACCCAAAACTTGTTTGGggaggggaaataaaaccagaaccCGGGGAAAGCCCCTGGTGCCCCACGGGACTTCGGAGAACTTTCGCAGGAAAAAACCTTGGGACTATCCCAAAGAAAGCTGCGATGACCAAGGCTTACAAGGAGGCACAGAGGCTCTGGGATGCAGCTTTAGCACCCAGCACCTGGGATCCTGCTGCTACAGCCACCCCAAGCGCTGGTTGCTCCCAAGCAACCACGAAGCAGCCGCATTTGGGCTGTGCCGGAGGGATATGCAGGCAGGGACCCCATCGCCCGGCAGGGAGAAGCAGGGTGATGTCTTACCTGGTGCCAGCCTGGCTCCCACCTCACAGCCCTCGGTCGTGGAAGGGCACGTagctgctccctgccctgctcaaCGAGCCGCTGATGGTGAACGGTGGCACCAACTCCACCGCCACCGACCCCAGCCCGCTGCAGGAAATGTGGAGACATCAGCGAGCTGCCTGCCCTTCTCCAACCCATGGGATGAGGGCTGTTTTGCCCCCAGCCAGGGTTCCCCAGCGTGTCTCTGTCCCAAATAGGCATTGCCTGCAAACAGCAGAGCTCAGTGGGCTCTGGAAAGAGTTTGCAACACCCCCAGCGCACCCCAGGTCCCCTCACAGCCTCACTCACCAGGTGTGGTAAAGGCTGAAGACAAAGTCAGGCCCTGGGAAGGCGGAAAGGAGAGGTGTTAGAGAGCCATGAACTcacttttgctttgctgtgagcCTGTGCATCCATGTGGGGGTGCGTAGGACAGACAGCTGCACCGAGGCCTCCCCATGCAGCCCCCTCCTCAGCCTTTGCATGCTCCCACCTTGCCAAAAGCTGCCCTGTGCATGGGTtcccccagcccccagccccagcgAGAGTCAGGCATGCTCCCCACACCCCAGGCTCTGCTCTTTGGAGCCCTCCCTGCCCATTCCCCTGCTCTGCCCATACTCACGGCGCCAACACTGGCCTTTCTGGTACCACCGGACTATGGCATAGCCAAGAAACACCAACGTCAGCAAAGCCAGCCCGACGCCCAGGACAACCCCGAGCACGTTGATGGGCTCTTGCTCTgtaaagcagagggagaagggacTCTGCAGACAACTCTGGGAGGCTGAGGGTTCTGATAATCCCCTGGAGGGAGACAGGACCGCTGTGGGCTGGGGTATCTCCCTCCACCCTGTGCATGGAAGGACTGTAGCCCATGAGGCTGTTGAGCCTTGTAGCATGGAGACTTTTGCTACCCCAAAGCCCCGTGCTGGAGATTTGTGAGCTTGgtcccacagccaccagctctGCGGTCCCTGGGTGAGTTGGAGATTGTAGCTGGGAAGGGAGCCCAGAGGGCAGTGTGGGCAACCCGCTGCCCACAACCAGAACAGGAAAGGAACAGCTCTAAACCACATTTCTGTTCAGCAGGATCCACTGCTATTCCCGTTCCTGGCCCCACCAGGAGCTCACCCAGACCTCAACCAGCTCTCGTCTGGGTCCAGGGCTCATCACGTTGTTCTGGGGCCACCTTGACGATGCTGTAGCCCCACTCTTGGTCCCAGGCATCCTTGCGGGGTGAAGCACCTTTCTTGGCTGCACCAGGAGCTGTTGCCGATCAGCAGGGTTTGGCCATGCAATTTAGCTGTAATTTTGGCAGCGCaagtgcaggcagagctggggccaAGGGGACAGGCTGGCTGTCACCTCCCACAGCTGGGGTGTCCCTCAGCTCTGGTGTTTCTTGCGGGCCGTGCCAGCCCAGAACCCAGAGGAGCGGACAagagccaggagagcagcaaTGTGCCATAGTTGTAGGTGTTtgctgtcccagtgctcccacagCCACCCAGTGCCATACCCCGGTGTGTCCCTGCTCAGCTGCACAGACCCATTTCTGGACAGGCACTTCCCTCTAGAGGATGCATTTGTCAGGGCAAGCAGCATCCTGCTGCCCGTGCTGGGCTGGGTTCTGGGTGATGATGGGGCCGTGCAGGACTCTGCGGCAGCGCTGCACCTGTCCATCCCTCCCGCCTGCACTGCAGGGTGTGGCAAAGCCCGACACCAGTCAACACTCCCAGCATTGTCAAGGAGATGCCAGCATGCCCAGGGCACCAACGTTTCTCTGTTGGGAACGGCTTGCCTGCTGCACAGAGAAAATCTTGCACCATGTACGGCACCGATTAATTAATAAAAGAGCTAATCACACCTCTCTCCAActgcttccagctcctgctATCCCTAACCCCTGCACAAATGCATTCCCAGACCCTTCTCCACTATCACAGCAGGCTTCAGCTCCATCtcacaggcagcacagcctcTTGCACCATCGTCAGCATCCCACGCTCCCACTGCCCACCAGTAAGCTGCCCAGTCAATCCCAGTGTGTCCCATTAGGAAGATGCAGCAGGCAGCGATGGTGGTGGGCGCACCTCTGGGGGTTGCTGTGTCCAGGGGGGGACAGCAGGGTCCGGTCACTGCCCAGGAGCAGGGTCAGACCCGCAGCGCTCTGGGCAAGCCTCAGGCAGATGGGATGCTGTGTCTTGCAGCATCAGGAGcaaggagacagaggaaaaggatGACCTCAGAGCAGCTAAATTTAGACAGATGCCGGTGGAGTGAGAACATTTCCCCTGTGGTCACGGTGTTTACATAGTGAGCAACATCCCAGATCATCCTGCAACCCACAGCACTTGCTCTACCTGACGGGATGTGGCAAACACCCAGGGAGCCACAGAGCGTGGCACTGCCAGCTGCCGAGCTGGACCAGCCTgcccttcccttcttccagccCCTCATGGAAGGGCTCAGGAGGGCAGGATACACGGGCAGCCAGCGCACTCTGCTTCTGCAGGAGCCCAGGGACACCAGGCCTCGGTGGCATCTAGCGTGGGTGA
The Cuculus canorus isolate bCucCan1 chromosome 23, bCucCan1.pri, whole genome shotgun sequence DNA segment above includes these coding regions:
- the IL10RA gene encoding interleukin-10 receptor subunit alpha isoform X1 produces the protein MAPCATALALCVALLLARLTDGETLASPKHVRFDAKIAHHVLRWEPGNNPPSDVRYEVEHKVYGTNISWTAIPSCMKIPGHSCDLTYYTLDSTLRYYARVRAVSGNHTSPWQRSSSFSPREASLLLPGQNLSVIGNTICVQLQLLLRVGNLTVKYDDIQRHVRRYLVYVRVEQDNRTYQVVKSVPEFNISNLFWDTKYCVSVEPCVASRPNRAVRTDEQCVTIGKRDRSSELVVSIVSSSFITVFLLGLLGVLLVCTYIKKPMRPPSVLKTFIKQSSLWMEESSSSPGSLDGDPDPVQQLFLCQKEPQQDSGSNSSTGTAQLPLEKDWRLPVWTVDRWCLMGLETTGSRDSSCTSTDSGICLRASSTELSCSLVPEPQGYKRQLPTSNDRNLGLENICPHPQCSSGTGTTSLVEAGLQLSVSPAASQDSQQDVEFHGYLRQSKSTVEPRQEPAKEMSLSRTGSLRGPVSSTGVALDVECSELAVSKGYLKQSSEHPCSHAQDLTPWGSPQEPTAWHFSGQVGPQAPTLLPCGVPDAPLASKAGPELLKAPFDLSIFNTDILGTLPLISSLSTNEWLTLQINPLSLLNGDSKDSRL
- the IL10RA gene encoding interleukin-10 receptor subunit alpha isoform X2, with protein sequence MAPCATALALCVALLLARLTDGETLASPKHVRFDAKIAHHVLRWEPGNNPPSDVRYEVEHKVYGTNISWTAIPSCMKIPGHSCDLTYYTLDSTLRYYARVRAVSGNHTSPWQRSSSFSPREASLLLPGQNLSVIGNTICVQLQLLLRVGNLTVKYDDIQRHVRRYLVYVRVEQDNRTYQVVKSVPEFNISNLFWDTKYCVSVEPCVASRPNRAVRTDEQCVTIGKRDRSSELVVSIVSSSFITVFLLGLLGVLLVCTYIKKPMRPPSVLTFIKQSSLWMEESSSSPGSLDGDPDPVQQLFLCQKEPQQDSGSNSSTGTAQLPLEKDWRLPVWTVDRWCLMGLETTGSRDSSCTSTDSGICLRASSTELSCSLVPEPQGYKRQLPTSNDRNLGLENICPHPQCSSGTGTTSLVEAGLQLSVSPAASQDSQQDVEFHGYLRQSKSTVEPRQEPAKEMSLSRTGSLRGPVSSTGVALDVECSELAVSKGYLKQSSEHPCSHAQDLTPWGSPQEPTAWHFSGQVGPQAPTLLPCGVPDAPLASKAGPELLKAPFDLSIFNTDILGTLPLISSLSTNEWLTLQINPLSLLNGDSKDSRL
- the IL10RA gene encoding interleukin-10 receptor subunit alpha isoform X3; translated protein: MAKEQLFFPSRSLLLPGQNLSVIGNTICVQLQLLLRVGNLTVKYDDIQRHVRRYLVYVRVEQDNRTYQVVKSVPEFNISNLFWDTKYCVSVEPCVASRPNRAVRTDEQCVTIGKRDRSSELVVSIVSSSFITVFLLGLLGVLLVCTYIKKPMRPPSVLKTFIKQSSLWMEESSSSPGSLDGDPDPVQQLFLCQKEPQQDSGSNSSTGTAQLPLEKDWRLPVWTVDRWCLMGLETTGSRDSSCTSTDSGICLRASSTELSCSLVPEPQGYKRQLPTSNDRNLGLENICPHPQCSSGTGTTSLVEAGLQLSVSPAASQDSQQDVEFHGYLRQSKSTVEPRQEPAKEMSLSRTGSLRGPVSSTGVALDVECSELAVSKGYLKQSSEHPCSHAQDLTPWGSPQEPTAWHFSGQVGPQAPTLLPCGVPDAPLASKAGPELLKAPFDLSIFNTDILGTLPLISSLSTNEWLTLQINPLSLLNGDSKDSRL
- the SMIM35 gene encoding small integral membrane protein 35 isoform X1; its protein translation is MWFRAVPFLFWLWAAGCPHCPLGSLPSYNLQLTQGPQSWWLWDQAHKSPARGFGVAKVSMLQGSTASWATVLPCTGWREIPQPTAVLSPSRGLSEPSASQSCLQSPFSLCFTEQEPINVLGVVLGVGLALLTLVFLGYAIVRWYQKGQCWRRPDFVFSLYHTCGLGSVAVELVPPFTISGSLSRAGSSYVPFHDRGL
- the SMIM35 gene encoding small integral membrane protein 35 isoform X2 — protein: MDPRAEQEPINVLGVVLGVGLALLTLVFLGYAIVRWYQKGQCWRRPDFVFSLYHTCGLGSVAVELVPPFTISGSLSRAGSSYVPFHDRGL